A window of Sulfurovum riftiae contains these coding sequences:
- a CDS encoding alcohol dehydrogenase catalytic domain-containing protein, whose product MKAYRIFNWGQGGKLVNDVAVPEPGAGQVRLKVAANGICQSDLHLMKEWKASPSHLKIELPMTIGHEPAGVVDKLGPGVEGIEIGTPMIVTIAGCGHCYYCAIGRNQYCLHKGKQVGMGLDGGNAEYMVAPADALVGAGEMDLAKAAPLSDAGLSSYHAIKRVEHLLVPGSRVAVIGIGGLGHMALQILKATTSAHIIAYARSQHSLDFALELGADEARSSTDAASFEPMSVDVVLDFVGSAVTIAQAAGMIKPLGHIVVVGRGSGTFDFKHNAMPYGTTISTTFGGSKFELMELIELAQKDVVKAHITKFSLDEVDEAYRLLEEGKIQGRGVIIP is encoded by the coding sequence ATGAAAGCATACAGAATATTCAACTGGGGTCAGGGAGGCAAGCTGGTCAACGATGTGGCCGTACCTGAACCGGGAGCCGGGCAGGTACGCCTTAAAGTAGCAGCCAATGGTATCTGCCAGTCCGACCTGCACCTGATGAAAGAGTGGAAAGCCTCTCCTTCACATCTGAAGATCGAACTGCCGATGACCATTGGACATGAGCCTGCCGGTGTTGTCGACAAGCTGGGACCCGGTGTTGAGGGGATCGAGATCGGTACACCGATGATCGTGACCATCGCCGGTTGCGGCCACTGCTACTACTGTGCGATCGGTCGGAACCAGTACTGTCTGCACAAAGGCAAACAGGTAGGTATGGGACTTGATGGTGGAAATGCCGAATATATGGTCGCACCTGCCGATGCACTTGTGGGTGCGGGAGAGATGGATCTTGCAAAAGCGGCACCGCTGAGTGATGCCGGACTCTCCTCCTACCATGCCATCAAGCGGGTAGAACATCTGCTGGTACCGGGAAGCCGTGTGGCGGTCATCGGTATAGGCGGTCTGGGACATATGGCACTTCAAATTTTGAAAGCAACGACCAGTGCCCACATCATTGCCTATGCAAGAAGTCAGCACTCACTTGATTTTGCGCTGGAACTGGGAGCGGATGAAGCAAGAAGCTCTACCGATGCAGCCTCTTTTGAACCGATGAGTGTCGATGTGGTACTGGACTTTGTGGGATCTGCAGTGACCATAGCGCAGGCGGCAGGTATGATCAAACCGCTGGGGCATATTGTCGTCGTGGGACGCGGCAGCGGTACATTCGACTTCAAACATAACGCCATGCCTTACGGTACGACCATCAGTACGACCTTCGGCGGCAGCAAATTTGAGTTGATGGAGTTGATAGAACTGGCACAGAAGGATGTGGTCAAAGCACACATCACGAAGTTCAGCCTCGATGAGGTCGATGAAGCCTACCGCCTGCTTGAAGAGGGCAAGATCCAGGGGCGTGGTGTCATCATCCCCTGA
- a CDS encoding DUF3302 domain-containing protein: MTGYTTFEWSMMALWIIVIIILVYGIIAIHDIPASIARKRNHPHVEAIETAGWVSLFMLHVIWPILWIWASYIPPAEKGERCAEGNEEDHELLLQTIDELKATVDTLQKRLDAIESKGV, translated from the coding sequence ATGACAGGATACACCACTTTCGAATGGTCAATGATGGCACTCTGGATCATCGTGATCATCATTCTCGTTTATGGTATCATCGCCATTCATGACATACCGGCGAGCATTGCCAGAAAGCGAAACCATCCGCATGTTGAAGCCATAGAGACTGCCGGATGGGTCAGCCTCTTTATGCTGCATGTTATCTGGCCCATCCTCTGGATTTGGGCAAGCTATATCCCGCCTGCAGAGAAAGGTGAGAGGTGTGCTGAAGGGAACGAAGAAGATCATGAACTGCTGCTGCAGACCATAGATGAGCTTAAAGCGACGGTCGATACCCTGCAAAAACGCCTTGATGCGATCGAATCGAAGGGGGTATAG
- a CDS encoding HlyD family secretion protein, with translation MDLILILTYLALVTLIFKIFRVPVNKWSVTTAIFGGALILGWIYISMGYFHPATTHGQSYFKSTPLSVSVRGKVVKIYVDDDRHLKKGEPIFQIDPTPYESKVKELESMFALAKSRYSENIQLQKEGSGSKFDVENVRSEVKKLKDELIRARFDLNSTTVVAPIDGHIAHNRLTLGTMAGVFKVSSLITFIPDQKPRYIAAFKPNSISNIEPGLEAWVTFPAKPGKVFKAKVKKVWYELRQGQLLPNTWMINVNRTGFPARVPVEFEIVDESFPHYHIPVGSVMWATVFSEHLEFLTILRSILFTMFSWKNILSFDGEGSAGEGHGE, from the coding sequence ATGGATCTGATACTGATACTTACATATCTGGCACTTGTCACACTGATCTTCAAGATCTTCAGGGTTCCTGTCAACAAATGGAGTGTCACAACGGCTATTTTCGGCGGGGCATTAATCCTGGGCTGGATCTATATCTCTATGGGGTACTTCCATCCGGCTACCACACACGGGCAGAGCTACTTCAAGTCGACACCGCTCTCTGTATCGGTCAGAGGGAAAGTGGTGAAGATCTATGTGGACGATGATCGTCACCTGAAGAAAGGTGAACCGATTTTCCAGATCGATCCTACACCCTATGAGAGCAAGGTTAAAGAGCTTGAATCGATGTTTGCACTGGCAAAGAGCAGGTACTCTGAAAACATTCAGTTGCAAAAAGAGGGAAGCGGGAGTAAGTTCGATGTCGAAAATGTGAGATCGGAAGTAAAAAAGCTCAAGGATGAGCTTATCAGGGCCCGCTTCGATCTTAACAGTACTACTGTCGTTGCCCCGATAGATGGGCATATTGCCCATAACCGTCTGACACTGGGTACGATGGCGGGTGTTTTCAAGGTTTCTTCCCTCATCACCTTTATTCCAGACCAGAAACCGCGATACATCGCTGCATTCAAGCCGAACAGCATCAGTAACATCGAGCCTGGTCTTGAAGCCTGGGTGACCTTTCCTGCCAAACCGGGCAAGGTATTCAAAGCGAAGGTCAAAAAGGTCTGGTATGAACTCAGACAGGGACAGCTTCTTCCCAACACATGGATGATCAATGTCAACAGAACAGGCTTCCCCGCACGTGTCCCTGTCGAGTTCGAGATCGTCGATGAAAGTTTCCCACACTACCACATCCCTGTTGGAAGTGTCATGTGGGCGACCGTCTTCTCCGAGCACCTCGAATTCCTCACGATCCTGCGCTCCATCCTGTTTACGATGTTCAGCTGGAAGAACATCCTGAGTTTCGACGGTGAAGGAAGTGCCGGTGAAGGGCACGGAGAGTAG
- a CDS encoding AraC family transcriptional regulator — MPKELFKAGYVIHTSEQTPEEVPDYTHGWDLDINEMTKQPFEVDIRAVHTFHMQLSLMHYHTAVMIDGGYPDGAVVFSCIKTNGLIHEKNRTYHNDDMIMLNDNKRFDLIVSEPCYIFTLAIEKEILEREFESFFKLPFIQVYREQDIYLDQKQSEAFYSLFNEQMELLKQRSHENTSREAYAALEIEILKKLFSYFLFRPKEINYLPRYIRNGRVLLEENINATYTIADMVEDLHISKRTIQYGFKHYLGFTPKEYQQYIRLNGIRNTILSMKDRYTPLSEIAAKYNYFHLGHFSTEYKKFFGESPSETLRKVQHS; from the coding sequence ATGCCAAAAGAGCTGTTTAAAGCCGGATATGTCATACATACGTCAGAGCAAACCCCTGAAGAAGTCCCCGACTATACACACGGCTGGGATCTCGATATCAATGAAATGACGAAACAGCCGTTTGAAGTAGACATTCGGGCAGTACATACCTTCCATATGCAACTCTCTCTCATGCACTACCATACGGCCGTTATGATAGACGGTGGTTATCCTGATGGTGCAGTGGTCTTCTCTTGTATCAAGACAAATGGGTTGATCCATGAGAAGAACCGTACGTATCACAACGATGACATGATCATGCTCAATGACAATAAGCGTTTTGACCTTATTGTCAGTGAACCCTGTTATATTTTTACACTTGCGATCGAGAAAGAGATATTGGAGAGAGAGTTCGAATCTTTTTTCAAATTACCGTTCATACAAGTGTACAGAGAACAGGATATTTACCTGGACCAGAAACAGAGTGAAGCATTCTATTCTCTTTTTAATGAACAGATGGAACTGCTTAAACAAAGATCCCATGAGAACACTTCCAGAGAAGCGTATGCTGCTTTGGAAATAGAAATACTCAAAAAACTTTTTTCCTATTTCCTCTTTCGCCCCAAAGAGATAAATTACCTTCCCAGGTATATCCGTAACGGGAGGGTGTTACTGGAGGAAAACATCAATGCCACCTATACGATCGCAGATATGGTGGAGGACCTTCATATCAGCAAGCGGACGATACAGTATGGATTCAAACATTACCTGGGGTTCACACCCAAAGAGTATCAGCAGTATATCCGACTCAACGGTATACGCAATACTATTTTGAGTATGAAGGATCGGTACACGCCTCTCTCCGAGATTGCGGCAAAGTACAACTATTTCCACTTGGGACACTTTTCGACAGAGTATAAAAAATTCTTTGGCGAATCCCCGTCCGAAACACTTCGAAAAGTACAACATAGCTGA
- a CDS encoding MBL fold metallo-hydrolase gives MEKLIEQKKSQPSPVIGSTRLSHRDDRFPRIVQVGDVAYAQNKNNDRIIAAHYYGGLHEDAGEVKISYYGMSAFHITTPKGLEIFIDPWKNPCDPAWGGIWFGNRMPMTHCDIGLVTHSHFDNNAYEMLDAGLLMRGMTGKYSFADVKITGLADKHIAETESEVYTREVMEVLYPFPNVDFEDRDNTIYVVETGGLKIVHWGHNRQNPPEDIWEQLQNVDIAILPVTDDGRQLTPEWADKIAQKMNAKVVIPCHYFIEGINIENHGWGEAADKYTLAREHTVLQDATVTITPESLKDHKQHVMYFGGVVNFEKLEHRAKKMTDSVAKVPEVKPVWENA, from the coding sequence ATGGAAAAATTGATTGAACAGAAAAAAAGCCAACCCTCTCCGGTCATAGGGAGTACGAGACTTTCGCACAGGGATGACCGTTTCCCGAGGATCGTACAGGTTGGAGATGTGGCATATGCCCAGAACAAGAACAACGACCGTATTATCGCTGCACACTACTACGGTGGTCTGCATGAGGATGCTGGTGAGGTGAAGATCAGCTATTACGGAATGTCCGCATTTCACATTACGACACCCAAAGGGCTGGAGATATTCATCGACCCGTGGAAGAACCCTTGTGACCCTGCGTGGGGCGGTATCTGGTTCGGTAACCGTATGCCGATGACCCACTGTGATATCGGTCTTGTGACACACAGCCATTTTGACAACAACGCCTATGAGATGCTTGATGCAGGACTGCTGATGAGAGGGATGACCGGTAAGTACAGCTTTGCCGATGTGAAGATCACCGGGCTGGCGGACAAACACATTGCAGAGACGGAGAGCGAGGTCTACACCAGAGAGGTGATGGAAGTGCTTTACCCATTCCCGAATGTTGATTTCGAGGACAGGGATAATACCATCTATGTCGTAGAGACAGGCGGACTCAAGATCGTACACTGGGGGCACAACCGCCAGAACCCGCCAGAGGATATCTGGGAGCAGCTTCAAAATGTCGATATCGCCATTCTCCCCGTTACCGATGACGGACGTCAGCTGACACCGGAGTGGGCTGACAAGATCGCTCAGAAGATGAATGCCAAGGTGGTCATTCCATGCCACTACTTCATCGAAGGGATCAACATCGAGAACCATGGATGGGGAGAAGCGGCAGATAAATATACGCTGGCTCGCGAACATACAGTACTTCAAGATGCAACTGTTACGATTACACCTGAGAGCCTTAAAGATCACAAACAGCATGTGATGTACTTCGGTGGAGTTGTTAACTTCGAGAAACTGGAGCATCGTGCCAAAAAGATGACCGACTCTGTGGCAAAAGTGCCTGAAGTCAAGCCCGTATGGGAAAATGCATAA
- a CDS encoding MBL fold metallo-hydrolase, protein MDMTKLPNPPTWLVPVIGDNTFYQEVKNDRLIKAQKTGEIRKDTGKVDISYYGMISYKVTSPAGIEILIDPFRNAPDLDLGGIWFLSQFPEIYADIVVSTHAHGDHDGMSRVKAPMMLDRFAGTIEIGDVKITGFPDKHVSNPENEIYDGKILEKAFGKHNYPPGENMEWDNSMILIETGGMKILHWGDNRQNPPPEMFEQIGDIDIYISAISDDGHITTPRWGNKIGKEKLHAKVVFPGHYNVEGINHPYASGIIDATQFTRSHEHTFIKERVISLSKEDIKDMDFHVMYFGENVNWDVLKWPHKYPYEYPVTPIEVWPGDPRAWEEYKPKNGERYE, encoded by the coding sequence ATGGATATGACTAAACTACCGAATCCTCCGACATGGCTTGTGCCGGTCATCGGGGACAACACTTTCTACCAGGAGGTCAAAAACGACCGTCTGATCAAAGCGCAAAAAACAGGTGAGATCCGTAAAGATACGGGCAAAGTGGATATCAGCTACTACGGAATGATCTCTTACAAGGTCACTTCCCCTGCCGGTATCGAGATACTGATCGATCCTTTCCGTAATGCACCCGACCTTGACCTTGGGGGTATCTGGTTCCTTTCACAGTTCCCTGAGATCTATGCGGACATCGTTGTCTCTACCCATGCACACGGAGACCATGATGGTATGAGCCGTGTGAAGGCACCGATGATGCTTGACAGATTTGCAGGTACCATCGAGATCGGGGATGTGAAGATCACAGGATTCCCTGACAAGCACGTGAGCAACCCGGAGAATGAAATCTATGACGGGAAGATCCTCGAGAAGGCATTCGGAAAGCACAACTACCCGCCGGGAGAAAACATGGAGTGGGATAACTCTATGATATTAATCGAAACAGGCGGTATGAAGATCCTGCACTGGGGTGACAACAGACAGAACCCGCCGCCGGAGATGTTCGAGCAGATCGGCGATATAGATATCTATATCTCTGCGATCAGTGATGACGGTCATATTACCACACCAAGATGGGGTAACAAGATCGGTAAAGAGAAACTGCATGCCAAAGTGGTCTTCCCCGGACACTACAATGTCGAGGGTATCAACCATCCGTATGCATCAGGAATCATCGATGCGACACAGTTCACACGTTCACACGAACATACCTTCATTAAAGAGAGGGTCATCAGTCTCAGCAAGGAAGACATCAAAGACATGGACTTCCATGTCATGTACTTTGGAGAGAATGTCAACTGGGATGTCCTCAAGTGGCCGCATAAGTATCCATATGAGTACCCTGTCACACCGATCGAGGTGTGGCCTGGTGATCCGAGAGCTTGGGAAGAGTACAAGCCGAAGAACGGCGAGCGTTACGAATAG
- a CDS encoding PGPGW domain-containing protein has product MSTFIYEHEALLLWLTLISVIGLITSAVLILKLLVHIPSDYFLHKEKQEHSIDHCCPIVRLLYLFIKNILGILFIIGGVIMLFTPGQGILTILLGIVLTDFPYKYKIEQWIITRPPLIAAINKIRAKAGKAPLET; this is encoded by the coding sequence ATGTCGACTTTTATCTACGAGCATGAAGCACTGCTTCTTTGGCTCACCCTCATATCTGTCATTGGGCTGATCACCTCTGCCGTACTGATCCTGAAATTACTCGTTCATATACCTTCGGACTATTTCCTGCATAAAGAAAAACAGGAACACTCCATAGACCATTGCTGTCCTATTGTAAGACTACTCTATCTGTTCATAAAAAATATACTTGGTATTCTTTTCATCATCGGCGGTGTCATCATGCTTTTCACGCCGGGACAGGGTATTCTCACCATACTTCTGGGTATTGTTCTCACAGACTTCCCATACAAATACAAAATAGAACAGTGGATCATCACCCGTCCTCCACTCATCGCTGCCATCAATAAGATCCGTGCCAAAGCAGGTAAAGCTCCCCTGGAGACATGA
- the cls gene encoding cardiolipin synthase: MIWILIIFTLHVLGMLSAFKAVMETRTSQGAIAWVIFLVSFPYISLPVYWILGRNRFRGYTSAKHIKDEKIQADLAEFLGELKRYQVPSSEISAAEAAAEKLALLPMLQKNSVELLIDGDATFESILKGIAEAEAYILFQFFIVKDDEIGRKIKEALVAKAKEGVKVYFLYDEIGSHSLSKSYMSDLEAAGIMIHPFHTQKGIFNRFQINFRNHRKVVVVDGKHGWIGGHNVGDEYLGRSPKFGHWRDTHIKISGPAVLAVQVSFVEDWLWALDEGIGELLWEPYVSDEKDQKVLIVPSGPADERETAALMFHHAINSAQQRIWIASPYFVPDDAIISALQLAGLRGVDVRILIPDRPDHLLVYLAAYTYFENLIQTDVRFFRYTNGFLHEKVMLIDDETATVGTANFDNRSFRLNFEITAIVKDCGFASEVEKMFLDDFDHAREMTESDLRQMSLWFKFKARMARLTSPIQ, translated from the coding sequence ATGATATGGATTTTGATCATCTTCACCTTGCATGTACTGGGTATGCTCTCTGCATTCAAAGCAGTAATGGAAACACGTACCTCGCAGGGGGCCATTGCCTGGGTGATCTTCCTTGTCTCCTTTCCCTACATCTCTTTGCCGGTATACTGGATACTCGGACGTAACCGCTTTCGCGGATATACGAGTGCCAAACATATTAAAGATGAAAAGATCCAGGCCGATCTTGCGGAATTCCTGGGAGAATTGAAACGCTACCAGGTCCCTTCATCCGAGATCTCCGCTGCGGAAGCGGCGGCAGAAAAACTGGCCCTTCTTCCTATGTTACAGAAAAACAGTGTTGAATTGCTCATAGACGGTGATGCTACTTTTGAAAGTATCCTGAAGGGGATCGCAGAGGCAGAAGCGTATATTCTCTTCCAATTCTTCATCGTCAAAGATGATGAGATAGGACGCAAGATCAAAGAAGCACTCGTTGCCAAAGCCAAAGAAGGGGTCAAGGTCTATTTTCTCTACGATGAGATAGGCAGCCACAGTCTTTCAAAAAGCTATATGAGTGATCTGGAAGCAGCGGGTATCATGATCCATCCTTTCCATACCCAAAAAGGCATTTTCAACCGCTTCCAGATCAATTTCAGAAACCACCGGAAAGTGGTCGTTGTCGATGGGAAACACGGATGGATAGGGGGACATAATGTCGGGGACGAGTATCTTGGAAGATCACCGAAGTTCGGACATTGGAGAGATACACATATCAAGATAAGCGGCCCGGCCGTTCTGGCAGTACAGGTCTCTTTTGTAGAGGACTGGCTCTGGGCGCTTGACGAGGGCATAGGAGAACTGCTTTGGGAGCCGTATGTTTCGGATGAAAAAGATCAAAAGGTCCTCATTGTCCCTTCTGGTCCGGCAGATGAGCGTGAGACCGCGGCACTGATGTTCCACCATGCCATCAATTCGGCACAGCAGCGCATCTGGATCGCCAGTCCCTATTTCGTACCTGACGATGCCATTATTTCTGCTTTGCAGCTTGCAGGACTTCGCGGTGTAGATGTACGCATTCTTATTCCGGACAGGCCTGACCATCTGCTGGTCTATCTTGCAGCCTATACCTATTTTGAAAATCTTATACAGACCGATGTTCGTTTTTTCCGTTATACGAATGGTTTCCTGCATGAGAAAGTAATGCTGATAGACGATGAAACAGCAACGGTAGGGACGGCGAATTTCGACAACCGTTCATTCAGGCTCAATTTCGAGATCACTGCCATTGTCAAAGACTGTGGTTTTGCTTCAGAGGTGGAAAAAATGTTTCTCGACGATTTTGACCATGCACGTGAAATGACAGAAAGCGATCTTAGGCAAATGTCTCTCTGGTTCAAGTTCAAAGCACGGATGGCAAGGCTTACTTCCCCTATACAGTAG
- a CDS encoding cupin domain-containing protein has protein sequence MQTESFLKNLAFSDKSVVITPMLESDFGKEIRIAFKKGQVMKEHKTKFPIAVMTLRGSIEFDVGEKTFILNEGDIITLEGNVLHELKALEESVVRLSLHKGDTVARVQGVLKL, from the coding sequence ATGCAGACAGAATCATTTTTAAAAAACCTGGCATTTTCGGACAAAAGCGTGGTCATCACGCCAATGCTGGAGAGTGACTTCGGAAAAGAGATACGCATCGCTTTTAAAAAGGGTCAGGTGATGAAAGAGCACAAGACAAAATTTCCCATTGCAGTCATGACACTGAGAGGAAGCATTGAATTTGATGTAGGAGAGAAGACATTCATACTCAATGAAGGAGATATCATTACCCTTGAAGGCAATGTACTGCATGAACTTAAAGCACTGGAAGAGTCTGTTGTCAGGCTCAGTCTGCACAAAGGCGACACTGTCGCGAGAGTACAGGGAGTTTTGAAACTCTGA
- a CDS encoding fumarylacetoacetate hydrolase family protein — MTRTIEYKGRAVEVSKVVCIGRNYVEHIEELGNEIPENMVVFNKPNSAITDRLHYFSPECRFEGEICFLIEKGTIAGVGFGLDLTHADIQNRLKKKGLPWERAKAFDGSAVLSEFVPLEEPLEDLVMKLYVNGKLQQFATYDLMMYKPAGMIEEIKRFMTLEDGDVIMSGTPKGVATYSVGDRFLGQIFAGERLLLETEWIAEQ; from the coding sequence ATGACCAGAACGATAGAGTACAAAGGCAGAGCTGTCGAAGTTTCGAAAGTGGTCTGCATAGGACGGAACTATGTGGAGCATATTGAAGAGCTGGGCAATGAGATACCGGAGAACATGGTGGTCTTCAACAAGCCAAACTCCGCCATTACCGACAGACTCCATTACTTCTCGCCAGAGTGCCGTTTTGAAGGCGAGATCTGTTTTCTCATTGAAAAAGGTACCATAGCCGGTGTCGGTTTCGGGCTTGACCTGACCCATGCGGATATACAGAACAGGCTGAAAAAGAAAGGCCTTCCCTGGGAGCGTGCCAAAGCATTTGACGGTTCGGCTGTCCTGAGTGAATTTGTTCCTCTCGAAGAGCCGCTGGAAGATCTGGTGATGAAACTCTATGTCAACGGAAAGTTGCAGCAGTTCGCTACCTATGATCTGATGATGTACAAACCTGCCGGTATGATAGAAGAGATCAAGCGTTTTATGACACTGGAAGACGGTGATGTCATTATGAGCGGCACACCCAAAGGCGTGGCGACCTACAGTGTGGGTGACAGGTTTTTGGGGCAGATCTTTGCAGGGGAGAGACTGCTGCTTGAAACGGAGTGGATAGCTGAACAATGA
- a CDS encoding 23S rRNA (pseudouridine(1915)-N(3))-methyltransferase RlmH, with the protein MKINVIIIDKKGKDQLYAPLIEHYKKIAKPFAKVEVIELFDKEIAKAQDISPEAAQRSYTRALGKYLSGGVNIALDPSSKEVDSFEFSKLLKDSVTVNFYIGGAYGFERDFLSKCNKAVSFGKITLSHKLVKVVLLEQIFRGLTINNNHPYHK; encoded by the coding sequence ATGAAAATAAACGTCATTATTATCGATAAAAAAGGCAAAGACCAGCTCTATGCCCCTCTGATAGAGCATTACAAAAAGATCGCAAAACCTTTTGCCAAAGTAGAAGTGATCGAACTTTTTGACAAAGAGATCGCAAAAGCCCAGGATATCTCTCCGGAGGCAGCACAGAGATCTTACACCAGGGCATTGGGGAAATATCTGAGTGGTGGAGTAAATATCGCTTTAGATCCATCATCAAAAGAGGTGGACAGCTTCGAATTCTCAAAATTGCTTAAGGATAGCGTGACCGTAAACTTCTACATTGGCGGTGCATACGGCTTTGAAAGGGATTTTTTAAGCAAATGTAATAAGGCCGTATCATTTGGTAAAATAACGCTTTCACATAAACTGGTGAAAGTTGTTTTGCTGGAGCAGATATTCAGAGGGCTTACCATCAACAACAATCACCCATATCATAAATAG
- the dksA gene encoding RNA polymerase-binding protein DksA, producing the protein MLTKDELKSFENKLLDRRVQIEKNLTGTALELDGMRELELNDEGDYAAASAETAVDSAILVQQRKELAEIDLALDKIKNGTYGICEMCEEPIGKPRLEVKNFARFCITCREINEKEQQ; encoded by the coding sequence ATGTTAACAAAAGACGAGTTGAAGAGTTTTGAGAACAAATTGCTGGACAGACGTGTTCAGATAGAGAAAAACCTTACCGGAACCGCACTTGAACTGGACGGAATGAGAGAGCTTGAGTTGAATGATGAAGGTGATTACGCAGCAGCGTCCGCAGAAACAGCAGTCGATAGTGCGATTTTGGTCCAACAGCGCAAAGAATTAGCAGAAATTGACCTTGCTTTGGATAAAATAAAAAACGGAACTTACGGTATTTGTGAAATGTGTGAAGAACCTATAGGCAAACCGCGCCTTGAAGTGAAGAACTTTGCGCGCTTCTGCATCACGTGCCGGGAGATCAACGAAA